The genome window ACCGCCGTACTCAATGATACGGAGATAAAATCATGAATGCAATCACTGCGACCAACTTAACAAAACGCTACGGTGACTTTGTCGCAGTCGACAGCCTTAATCTATCAATTGAAAAGGGTGAGTTATTTTCACTACTTGGTGTCAATGGTGCGGGTAAGACGACATTGATTAAAATGTTATCTTGCTTAAGCCAACCAACACAAGGTGATGCTATTTTACTCGGCAATAGTATTACCGAAAAACCTCAGGCAGTCAAACAGATGATCAACGTTTCACCGCAAGAAACTGCTGTAGCTGGTAATTTATCAGTCCGCGAGAATCTCGAACTGATCGCTGGACTCTACGGACAATCTGCTCATAACGCCAGTGAGAGCGCCTCGCGTATGGCAAGCCAATTCAAGCTCGAAACTGTCGAACGTAAAAAAGCTAAGCATTTATCTGGCGGCATGCAGCGACGCCTGTCGATCGCCATGGCGCTCATCTCAAATCCAAAAATATTATTCATTGACGAACCAACGCTAGGTCTTGATATTTTTTCGCGCCGTGAGTTATGGGAGGCGATCCAGTTGCTCAA of Candidatus Nanosynbacter lyticus contains these proteins:
- a CDS encoding ABC transporter ATP-binding protein, with protein sequence MNAITATNLTKRYGDFVAVDSLNLSIEKGELFSLLGVNGAGKTTLIKMLSCLSQPTQGDAILLGNSITEKPQAVKQMINVSPQETAVAGNLSVRENLELIAGLYGQSAHNASESASRMASQFKLETVERKKAKHLSGGMQRRLSIAMALISNPKILFIDEPTLGLDIFSRRELWEAIQLLKGTVTTLLTTHYLEEIEALSDRVGVMARGKLVAIGTVAELQKQTNTRTLEDAFVALVGDIR